GGGGTCGCGCGCGATGGCGTTGACGCTGCGCCAAAGTCAGCCGCTGTGCGACGACGCAGAACTCGACGCGGAGATCGACAAGGCCCACCGCAAGCTGGACGACGACCCCGGCCTGGTTCCAGACGAATGGGTGTCCTATGCCGTGTGGCCCAGCGAAGTGGAGTTCTGGCAAGGTTCCCCGGATCGCCGTCACCGGCGGCTGAGTTATCAGCGCGCCGGGGACGGGTGGGAGCGAACCCTGTTGTGGCCCTAGCTCGGCGCGCCCTGATCGTCGCCGTGGCGGGGCGAACTCCGACGGGGTTGTCGCAAGAATCTCTACTGCCAGTTCACCGGTGCGCCGTGCGGATGGCATTCGCCCAGGATCTCCCGCTCGCCACCCGGCCAGCGACGAGCCCGCACCAAGAACCTGATCGGCGCGCCGGGCCCGTCACGCGCGGGCTCCAAAGTGAGGTGGGCGAACGACGACCGGGCATCGGCCCGCGCGCCCAGCGCGTCAATCCCGGCACGGGCCGCCGCGCTTTCCTCGTCGGACAGGTACTGCCAGGTGATCGAATGCCACAGCACGGTCAACGCGCCGCCGGCCAGCGTCAGACCGGCGATCGCGTCGGCCGCCGTCCGGCGCTCCAGTCGCGCCGGGACCTCGCGGGCGACCGCGATGGCGCCGCGCAGCCGGTCCAGCCGGGCGCCCTGATCGGGCCAGACGTAGCTCAACACGGTCATTTCCCCGTCGGCGCCGGAGACGTCGATGGGCGCGATGTCGTACCCGTGCCGCTCGACGATCCGGACCGCGCCGTCCGGCGGCAGCCGACCGTGCCACGCGTCCTCGATGGTCACCGGCGAGTCGACCGGTCCCCACCGTCCGCCGCTGTAGCGGTAGTGGTAATGGTCCGCGCGCATGTTCAGCCCCGCGCTCGATCCAATCTCGAAAAGCCTTATCGGCAAACCGAGTTCGTGGTTGATGCGCAACAATCCGCCGATCAGCGCGGCGGATCGGCCCACCTCGTTGGTCTGCGGGGGCTGATCGAGGGATGCGCGCAGCGAGTCGCCGTGGTGGGCCGCGGCGCGCAGGATTTCCGGCCAGGCGTCCTCGGCGTCCCAGGTGCCCCCGGTGCTGGGATACCAGCGGCGCAATTCCGGTGCCCGGCCGTCGAGCACCAACCGGTGCAGGCCGCCGAGCAGCCGGAGCGGCACCGCGTGGCGCGACGGGTCGTCTTCGTGGCCGGACAAGGTGGTCGCGAAGACGCCGCCCGCTTCGACGTTGTTGGCCACCAGCTCGAACAGCTCGCCGTACATCGCGGAGCCGGAGGCGGCGCAGAACCGCCCCTGCGACCGCAGCATGTGCAGCAGGTGCCCGGTGCCCGCGTTCACGGGTCCAGCCCGTCCAGCCCGGCGCCGACGACGTCGAACGCATTGCCGAGTGCCTCGGGCAGCGTGACGGATTCGTCGCTGAGCCAGTGCTCGTAGGCGCTCAATGCGACTCCCAGCATGGTCCAGGCGACGGTCTGGGGCAGCGGGTCGGTCGTTTTGACGCTCAATCGGTGGGCCACGAAGCCCGCCATCACCTCGCGCCAGCCGGCATACATCGTCATCGAATAAGCTTGCAGCTCAGCGGTTTCCAAGATAACCCGCATTCGTTGGCGGTGCCGCACCGTCTCGCACTCGTCGAAGGTGTTGAACGCCAGCAGCGCCACGCGCAGGGCCTCACCCATCCGAACCTTCGGGTCGACGCGGTCGAGCAGCTCCTGCAGGTGCGCGAGGTGGGCGTCGAAATCACCCCAGAGGATGGCGTTCTTGGACGCGTAATAACGAAAGAGCGTGCGGCGGGCGATGCCGGCCGCCTGCGCGACGTCGTCGACGCTCACCTCGGCGAATCCCCGGGCGGTGAACAACTCGAGGGCTACGTCGGTGATGTGCTCCGGCGTCGTCGAGCGGCGCCGGCCCACCCGCGACTGCGGCATCATCGGACCCCGCCCTTCCATTTCGGCACTCGATGCCATATTCTTGCCACGGCTGTGACCCGTTGTCGAGCCCCTATGGCGAAAGGTAATCCACGTGGACCACGAAACCGAGACCGAGACCGACCTCGTCACCGAGATCCTGGTCGAAGAGGTGTCCATCGACGGCATGTGCGGGGTCTACTGACCGTGACCGCGCCCGCGCCGGCCGAGTCGGGGCTCTTCGATCCCGATCGCGGCTGGCGGTTGCACCCACAGGTGGCGGTCCGGCCCGAGCCGTTCGGCGCACTGCTGTATCACTTCGGCACCCGCAAGCTGTCCTTCCTGAAGAACCGGACCATTCTCACGGTGGTGCGGACGCTGGCCGACCATCCCGATCTGCGGTCCGCCTGTCGCGCCGCCGGCGTGGACGACTCCGGGCAGGGGCCCTATCTGCACGCGCTGGGTGTCCTAGCCGACTCCAACATGCTGGTGCCTCAGGAGGGCGAGAGATGACCGCCGCAATAGCGCGCACACCGCGGCTCATCGAGCAGTTCGAGCGCGGGCTCGACGCGCCGATCTGTCTGACGTGGGAGCTGACGTACGCGTGCAACCTGGCCTGCGTGCACTGCCTTTCGTCGTCGGGCAAACGCGACCCTCGAGAGCTGTCCACCCGCCAATGCATGGACATCATCGACGAGCTGGAACGCATGCAGGTGTTCTACGTCAACATCGGCGGCGGGGAACCCACTGTGCGCCCGGACTTTTGGGAGCTGGTCGACTACGCCACCGCCCACCACGTCGGCGTGAAGTTCTCCACCAACGGGGTCCGGATCACGCCGGAGGTCGCCGCGCGGTTGGCGGCCAGCGACTACGTCGATGTCCAGATCTCGCTGGACGGCGCCACCGCCGAGGTCAACGACGCCGTCCGTGGCGTTGGGTCATTCGCCATGGCGGTACGGGCGCTGGAGAACCTGGCCGCGGCCGGCTTCGCTGACGCCAAGATCTCCGTGGTAGTCACCCGCCACAATGTCGGCCAGCTCGACGAATTCGCCGCGTTGGCAAGCCGTTACGGCGCCACCCTGCGGATCACCCGGCTGCGCCCCTCGGGGCGCGGCGCCGACGTGTGGGACGATCTGCACCCCACCGCCGCCCAGCAGGTCCAGCTCTACGACTGGCTGGTCGCCAAGGGGGAGCGGGTGCTCACCGGTGACTCCTTCTTCCACCTGGCACCGCTCGGCTCCTCCGGCGCGCTGGCCGGCCTGAACATGTGCGGGGCCGGCCGGGTGGTGTGCCTGATCGACCCCGTGGGCGACGTGTACGCCTGCCCGTTCGCCATCCACGACCGCTTCCTGGCCGGAAACATCTTGTCCGACAGCGGTTTTGACAACGTCTGGAAGAACGCCCCGCTGTTTCGCCAGCTGCGCGAGCCGCAGTCCGCGGGCGCCTGCGGCAGCTGCGGACACTACGACAGCTGCCGGGGCGGCTGCATGGCGGCCAAGTTCTTCACCGGCCTGCCGATCGACGGCCCGGACCCCGAATGCGTGCAAGGGCACGGGGCG
The nucleotide sequence above comes from Mycobacterium malmoense. Encoded proteins:
- a CDS encoding DUF2332 domain-containing protein; protein product: MLRSQGRFCAASGSAMYGELFELVANNVEAGGVFATTLSGHEDDPSRHAVPLRLLGGLHRLVLDGRAPELRRWYPSTGGTWDAEDAWPEILRAAAHHGDSLRASLDQPPQTNEVGRSAALIGGLLRINHELGLPIRLFEIGSSAGLNMRADHYHYRYSGGRWGPVDSPVTIEDAWHGRLPPDGAVRIVERHGYDIAPIDVSGADGEMTVLSYVWPDQGARLDRLRGAIAVAREVPARLERRTAADAIAGLTLAGGALTVLWHSITWQYLSDEESAAARAGIDALGARADARSSFAHLTLEPARDGPGAPIRFLVRARRWPGGEREILGECHPHGAPVNWQ
- the mftR gene encoding mycofactocin system transcriptional regulator (MftR, the mycofactocin system transcriptional regulator, is an uncharacterized TetR family DNA-binding transcription factor. Its role is inferred by context. It occurs as part of the biosynthesis locus for mycofactocin, a partially characterized electron carrier derived from the terminal Val-Tyr dipeptide of the precursor peptide MftA, through a radical SAM enzyme-mediated process.), with product MMPQSRVGRRRSTTPEHITDVALELFTARGFAEVSVDDVAQAAGIARRTLFRYYASKNAILWGDFDAHLAHLQELLDRVDPKVRMGEALRVALLAFNTFDECETVRHRQRMRVILETAELQAYSMTMYAGWREVMAGFVAHRLSVKTTDPLPQTVAWTMLGVALSAYEHWLSDESVTLPEALGNAFDVVGAGLDGLDP
- the mftA gene encoding mycofactocin precursor MftA (Mycofactocin is a small molecule electron carrier derived from the final two amino acids, Val-Tyr, of MftA, the mycofactocin precursor. It plays a role in redox homeostasis and the metabolism of alcohols and aldehydes in Actinobacteria, including Mycobacterium tuberculosis.), with amino-acid sequence MDHETETETDLVTEILVEEVSIDGMCGVY
- the mftB gene encoding mycofactocin biosynthesis chaperone MftB (MftB, a small protein, is a peptide chaperone that assists the radical SAM enzyme MftC in performing two modifications to the C-terminal Val-Tyr dipeptide of the mycofactocin precursor peptide, MftA. MftB's role is analogous to the role of PqqD in the biosynthesis of PQQ, a cofactor that derives entirely from a Tyr and a Glu in the precursor PqqA.) codes for the protein MRGLLTVTAPAPAESGLFDPDRGWRLHPQVAVRPEPFGALLYHFGTRKLSFLKNRTILTVVRTLADHPDLRSACRAAGVDDSGQGPYLHALGVLADSNMLVPQEGER
- the mftC gene encoding mycofactocin radical SAM maturase (MftC is a radical SAM/SPASM enzyme that catalyzes the first two steps in biosynthesis of the electron carrier mycofactocin from the terminal Val-Tyr dipeptide of the precursor peptide MftA.), yielding MTAAIARTPRLIEQFERGLDAPICLTWELTYACNLACVHCLSSSGKRDPRELSTRQCMDIIDELERMQVFYVNIGGGEPTVRPDFWELVDYATAHHVGVKFSTNGVRITPEVAARLAASDYVDVQISLDGATAEVNDAVRGVGSFAMAVRALENLAAAGFADAKISVVVTRHNVGQLDEFAALASRYGATLRITRLRPSGRGADVWDDLHPTAAQQVQLYDWLVAKGERVLTGDSFFHLAPLGSSGALAGLNMCGAGRVVCLIDPVGDVYACPFAIHDRFLAGNILSDSGFDNVWKNAPLFRQLREPQSAGACGSCGHYDSCRGGCMAAKFFTGLPIDGPDPECVQGHGASALARDRETPRPRVDHSHGTRARQPVPLTLSMRPPARLCNESPV